The following are from one region of the Sandaracinus amylolyticus genome:
- a CDS encoding ATP-binding protein — translation MPSTLVHLTPVIASALLVALTARAMWRDRRHTPGAGAYAAALIAQLVWLVGYAGELLAPGLDHKLLWDDLSWLPTTFVGGAALRFATERTARRRAGDALLLAYSVVVAPAALWIATERWHGALRDGAYVADAPPFGALFYPFTEIDVLVSLAVLLAVVAAAGLVLFDAWGHRGRYRIVSALLGLGIAGPMVFGYFAVIVGITWAGQRDIAPLTFGSFALVTALALRWGRGLEVVPVARERIVEGLADAILVVDARDRIIDANAAGRAVLSLDASHALEPSPGARALLDAIRDGATSFEREGRRFDVRVSSVGEGTFERDARSIVLHDVSALHAANTELRAVRDDLERRVVERTAEVVERERTLRAIFEHSIQLMGLVARDGRVVRVNPAVVRLAGVEEHALLGRSLWDSPLWGSDAEQIARVRDGLARAARGEAFRMLATHVDSGGRVHHVDFSLSPVLDASGEVALIVAEGRDVTELRALEERLHHLQRLEALGRLAGSVAHDFNNLLAAITGNAEIARDGVPPGSLAADALRDVLNASESATTLTRQLLALGRKQPAGIGAVDVATAFEKLRGILAPLLGSEVRLVTSCAPGTGEVRLDPGPFEQVVMNLALNARDAMPGGGTLTISAEQRSFDEHDARARDVAPGDHVVVSVADTGAGMSDEVKERAFEPFFTTKPEGQGTGLGLATVYGIVRNAGGVVELESAPGRGTRFEIVLPRVEPRDAPHAAPASRVVPRGGRQGRILVAEDRPDVSAVIQRVLTLAGHTVVLAATGAEALEILERGPVPDLLVTDVRMPGMDGPTLAREARRKHPGLGVLFLSGYADKPIDVDSGDPLLAKPFTPAALADAVRDLLERDAASARGAATR, via the coding sequence TTGCCCTCGACCCTCGTCCACCTCACGCCGGTGATCGCGTCGGCGTTGCTGGTCGCGCTGACGGCGCGGGCGATGTGGCGGGATCGACGGCACACCCCCGGCGCGGGCGCGTACGCAGCGGCGCTGATCGCACAGCTCGTGTGGCTCGTCGGGTATGCCGGAGAGCTCCTCGCGCCCGGCCTCGATCACAAGCTGCTCTGGGACGATCTCTCGTGGCTCCCGACCACGTTCGTCGGCGGCGCGGCACTGCGCTTCGCGACCGAGCGCACCGCGCGGCGACGCGCGGGCGACGCGCTGCTGCTCGCGTACTCGGTCGTCGTCGCGCCGGCCGCGTTGTGGATCGCGACCGAGCGCTGGCACGGCGCGCTGCGCGACGGCGCGTACGTCGCGGACGCTCCACCCTTCGGCGCGCTCTTCTATCCGTTCACCGAGATCGACGTGCTGGTCTCGCTCGCGGTGTTGCTCGCCGTGGTCGCTGCCGCGGGGCTCGTGCTGTTCGACGCGTGGGGCCATCGCGGCAGGTACCGCATCGTCAGCGCGCTGCTCGGGCTCGGCATCGCGGGGCCGATGGTGTTCGGCTACTTCGCGGTGATCGTGGGGATCACGTGGGCGGGGCAGCGCGACATCGCGCCGCTCACGTTCGGATCGTTCGCGCTCGTCACCGCGCTCGCGCTGCGCTGGGGGCGCGGGCTCGAGGTGGTGCCGGTCGCGCGCGAGCGCATCGTCGAAGGGCTCGCCGACGCGATCCTCGTGGTCGACGCCCGCGATCGCATCATCGACGCGAACGCCGCGGGGCGCGCGGTCCTCTCGCTCGACGCGAGCCATGCGCTCGAGCCCTCGCCCGGAGCGCGCGCGCTGCTCGATGCGATCCGCGACGGCGCGACGTCGTTCGAGCGCGAGGGGCGCCGCTTCGACGTGCGCGTCTCGAGCGTCGGTGAAGGGACCTTCGAGCGCGACGCGCGCTCGATCGTGCTCCACGACGTGAGCGCGCTGCACGCGGCGAACACCGAGCTCCGCGCGGTGCGCGACGATCTCGAGCGACGCGTCGTGGAGCGCACGGCCGAGGTCGTGGAGCGCGAGCGCACGCTGCGCGCGATCTTCGAGCACAGCATCCAGCTGATGGGCCTGGTCGCGCGCGACGGCCGGGTGGTGCGGGTGAACCCCGCGGTGGTGCGGCTCGCGGGGGTCGAGGAGCACGCGCTGCTCGGGCGCTCGCTGTGGGACTCGCCGCTCTGGGGCAGCGACGCCGAGCAGATCGCGCGGGTGCGCGACGGGCTCGCGCGCGCCGCACGGGGCGAGGCGTTCCGCATGCTCGCGACCCACGTCGACTCCGGAGGCCGCGTCCACCACGTCGACTTCTCGCTGAGCCCGGTGCTCGACGCGTCGGGCGAGGTCGCACTGATCGTCGCCGAGGGACGCGACGTCACCGAGCTCCGCGCGCTCGAAGAGCGCCTGCACCACCTGCAGCGCCTCGAAGCCCTGGGCCGTCTCGCGGGCAGCGTCGCCCACGACTTCAACAACCTCCTCGCGGCGATCACCGGCAACGCCGAGATCGCGCGCGACGGAGTGCCCCCGGGATCGCTCGCCGCCGACGCGCTGCGCGACGTGCTGAACGCGAGCGAGAGCGCGACGACGCTCACCCGACAGCTGCTCGCGCTCGGGCGCAAGCAGCCCGCGGGCATCGGCGCGGTCGACGTGGCGACGGCGTTCGAGAAGCTGCGGGGGATCCTCGCGCCGCTGCTGGGCTCCGAGGTGCGGCTCGTGACGTCGTGCGCGCCCGGCACCGGCGAGGTGCGCCTCGATCCCGGTCCCTTCGAGCAGGTCGTGATGAACCTCGCGCTCAACGCGCGCGACGCGATGCCGGGCGGAGGGACGCTGACGATCTCCGCAGAGCAGCGCAGCTTCGACGAGCACGACGCCCGCGCGCGCGACGTCGCGCCCGGCGACCACGTCGTCGTCTCGGTCGCCGACACCGGCGCCGGGATGAGCGACGAGGTGAAGGAGCGCGCGTTCGAGCCCTTCTTCACGACCAAGCCCGAGGGCCAGGGCACCGGGCTCGGGCTCGCGACGGTCTACGGCATCGTGCGCAACGCGGGCGGCGTGGTGGAGCTCGAGAGCGCGCCGGGCCGAGGCACGCGCTTCGAGATCGTGCTTCCGCGCGTCGAGCCCCGCGACGCGCCGCACGCAGCGCCCGCCTCGCGCGTGGTGCCGCGCGGTGGACGTCAGGGACGCATCCTGGTGGCCGAGGATCGCCCCGACGTGAGCGCGGTGATCCAGCGCGTCCTCACGCTCGCGGGCCACACCGTCGTGCTCGCCGCGACCGGCGCCGAGGCGCTCGAGATCCTGGAGCGAGGCCCGGTGCCCGATCTGCTGGTGACCGACGTGCGCATGCCCGGGATGGACGGGCCGACGCTCGCGCGCGAGGCGCGACGAAAGCACCCCGGGCTCGGCGTGCTCTTCCTCTCCGGCTACGCCGACAAGCCGATCGACGTCGACTCCGGCGACCCGCTCCTCGCGAAGCCGTTCACGCCCGCCGCGCTCGCCGACGCGGTGCGCGACCTGCTCGAGCGCGACGCCGCGAGCGCGCGCGGCGCGGCGACACGCTGA
- a CDS encoding DsbA family oxidoreductase translates to MRELSIDVVSDVVCPWCLIGVRRLELALESFPDLRADVRFHPFLLDPTTPDEGVDLRERLRAKYGVAPERMFERVESAARESGIPLDFTKVTRSVATTRAHTLLRHAAPKGTQRALKKALLDAYFLEGRDVGSVDELVALASAHGFDPDEARALLRDDAELRRTRDEAAAVASQGISGVPFFVFGERLAFSGAQSVDTVKQVIARALDEQR, encoded by the coding sequence GATCGACGTGGTCAGCGACGTGGTGTGTCCCTGGTGTCTGATCGGGGTGCGACGGCTCGAGCTCGCGCTCGAGTCGTTCCCCGATCTCCGCGCCGACGTCCGGTTCCATCCGTTCCTGCTCGATCCGACCACGCCCGACGAGGGCGTCGATCTGCGCGAGCGACTGCGCGCGAAGTACGGCGTCGCGCCGGAGCGCATGTTCGAGCGCGTCGAGAGCGCGGCGCGAGAGAGCGGCATCCCGCTCGACTTCACCAAGGTCACGCGCAGCGTCGCGACCACGCGCGCCCACACGCTGCTGCGCCACGCCGCGCCCAAGGGCACCCAGCGCGCGCTCAAGAAGGCGCTGCTCGATGCGTACTTCCTCGAAGGGCGCGACGTCGGATCGGTCGACGAGCTCGTCGCGCTCGCGAGCGCGCACGGGTTCGATCCCGACGAGGCGCGCGCGCTCCTGCGCGACGACGCCGAGCTCCGGCGCACCCGCGACGAAGCGGCCGCGGTCGCGTCGCAGGGGATCTCGGGCGTGCCCTTCTTCGTGTTCGGGGAGCGACTTGCGTTCAGTGGTGCGCAGTCGGTCGACACCGTGAAGCAGGTGATCGCGCGCGCGCTCGACGAGCAGCGCTGA